A region from the Benincasa hispida cultivar B227 chromosome 12, ASM972705v1, whole genome shotgun sequence genome encodes:
- the LOC120068470 gene encoding dihydrolipoyl dehydrogenase 2, chloroplastic-like has translation MQSSISLSISSSSFAPLRSNSPTDFAPINLRFCGLRREALGFSSFKRSHSNRLHISAGSSSRGKVSAALSGNGSPSKFDYDLLIIGAGVGGHGAALHAVEKGLKTAIVEGDVVGGTCVNRGCVPSKALLAVSGRMRELQNEHHLKALGLQVSAAGYDRQGVADHANNLASKIRNNLTNSMKALGVDILTGVGTILGPQKVQIGSSDKIVTAKDIIIATGSVPFVPKGIEVDGKTVITSDHALKLEFVPEWIAIVGSGYIGLEFSDVYTALGSEVTFIEALDQLMPGFDPEIGKLAQRVLINPRKIDYHTGVFASKITPAKDGKPVTIELIDAKTKELKDTLEVDAALIATGRAPFTNGLGLENINVVTQRGFVPVDERMRVVDANGKLVPHVYCIGDANGKMMLAHAASAQGISVVEQVTGRDHVLNHLSVPAACFTHPEISMVGLTEPQAREKAQKEGFEVSVAKTSFKANTKALAENEGEGLAKLIYRPDNGEILGVHIFGLHAADLIHEASNAIALGTRIQDIKLAVHAHPTLSEVLDELFKSAKVEAHVPSAVSEPIAV, from the exons ATGCAGTCCTCAATCTCCCTTTCAATCTCCTCCTCTTCATTCGCCCCTCTCAGATCAAATTCCCCCACTGATTTCGCTCCCATCAATCTCCGTTTCTGCGGCCTCCGGCGTGAGGCCCTCGGATTTTCATCCTTCAAGCGCTCTCATTCCAACAGACTTCACATCTCCGCTGGCTCTAGCTCCAGGGGGAAAGTCTCTGCTGCTCTCTCCGGCAATGGAAGTCCCTCCAAATTCGACTACGATTTGCTCATTATTGGAGCTGGTGTTGGTGGTCATGGAGCAGCGCTTCATGCTGTTGAGAAG GGTCTGAAAACTGCCATTGTGGAGGGAGATGTGGTGGGTGGAACTTGCGTAAACAGAGGATGTGTTCCTTCTAAAGCTCTTCTGGCTGTAAGTGGTAGGATGCGTGAACTTCAGAATGAACATCACTTGAAGGCTTTGGGTTTGCAG GTATCAGCTGCTGGATATGATAGACAAGGAGTGGCTGATCATGCCAATAACCTTGCCTCAAAAATTCGTAATAACTTGACCAACTCAATGAAAGCCCTTGGAGTGGATATATTGACAGGCGTTGGTACAATTTTG GGCCCTCAAAAGGTGCAGATTGGTTCTTCTGACAAAATAGTTACTGCAAAAGACATAATCATTGCCACTGGTTCTGTCCCTTTTGTTCCCAAGGGCATTGAAGTCGATG GGAAGACTGTTATTACCAGCGACCATGCACTAAAACTGGAATTTGTTCCTGAGTGGATCGCCATTGTTGGAAGTGGCTATATTGGTCTTGAGTTCAGCGATGTGTACACTGCCCTTGGAAGTGAG GTTACCTTTATTGAAGCACTTGATCAGCTTATGCCTGGATTTGATCCCGAGATTGGAAAATTGGCCCAGAGGGTTCTAATAAATCCACGAAAAATTGATTACCATACTGGAGTATTTGCATCTAAG ATTACTCCAGCAAAGGATGGGAAGCCTGTCACCATAGAGCTTATAGATGCAAAGACTAAGGAACTTAAAGATACTCTAGAG GTAGATGCAGCATTGATTGCAACTGGAAGGGCCCCATTCACCAACGGTCTTGGATTAGAGAAT aTCAATGTGGTCACACAACGTGGTTTCGTTCCTGTTGATGAGCGCATGAGAGTGGTAGATGCAAATGGAAAACTG GTTCCTCACGTGTACTGCATTGGTGATGCGAATGGGAAGATGATGCTTGCTCATGCAGCCAGTGCACAAGGCATTTCGG TGGTTGAACAAGTTACTGGAAGGGATCATGTGCTCAATCATTTAAGCGTCCCTGCAGCTTGTTTCACTCATCCCGAAATTAGTATGGTTGGACTAACTGAG CCTCAAGCCAGGGAGAAAGCTCAGAAGGAGGGATTTGAAGTAAGTGTTGCCAAGACGAGTTTTAAGGCAAACACAAAGGCCCTTGCAGAAAATGAAGGAGAGGGTCTAGCCAAG CTAATATATAGACCCGATAATGGAGAGATACTTGGAGTTCATATTTTTGGATTGCACGCTGCAGATCTTATCCATGAAGCATCGAATGCAATAGCACTAGGAACGCGTATTCAG